Proteins from one Juglans microcarpa x Juglans regia isolate MS1-56 chromosome 1S, Jm3101_v1.0, whole genome shotgun sequence genomic window:
- the LOC121246244 gene encoding protein LATE ELONGATED HYPOCOTYL-like isoform X1 has translation MDTYSSGEELIIKTRKPYTITKQRERWTEEEHNRFLEALKLYGRAWQRLEEHIGTKTAVQIRSHAQKFFSKLEKEALIKGVPVGQALDIEIPPPRPKRKPTNPYPRKKSISVPASQVGAKDGKLLTSVSSLHFKQALDMEKEPPPENGSEKPKNAKDNQDDNCSVLFFHKEAQQSSVSSANKSYVSTPVALRNSCMLREFIPSIKDSITQDETNESFVTIEHKENQKSDKADAKLVQGTCTSKGSKLEKSNVPHEKSVQGEKTDDLSSALPIEEMLTTQNYPRHVSVHILDGSRGTCTQTPSSDMSFQESIFHPMGEVRGHPNLFTNPASTASSEHQNNIPRSSVQQSFPALPPPFTPIFHNQDDYQSFHLSSTFSSLIVSALLQNPAAHAAATFAATVWPYANVETSADSPLGNPGGFPLRQMGSTPSMAAIAANTVAAATAWWAAHGLLPICAPLHAAYACAPPSTAAVSPMDDRPPAAKTDREENTLQNPPMQQLEPEYSETVKAHNSASKSPTLSSSESVESGGAKLSTGSKVDDHEKVEAATELHDLNKAKNRKQVDRSSCGSNTTSGSEVETDALEKHEKAKLEKHEKGMEEPTEPDENPLAAEISNRRSKTVTNVVDSWKEVSEEGRLAFQALFSREVLPQSFSPPHDEENKEHQKDNIKEDKQNNTDEQNGNASLLDLNSRTCGSCSNHHGNSKFEGSNNGEDGQLKIGLRHGNLKTCRTGFKPYKRCSVDAKENRVTNTSIQGEERGPKRIRLEGAAST, from the exons ATGGACACATACTCCTCTGGTGAAGAACTTATTATTAAG ACGCGAAAACCGTATACAATTACAAAGCAACGAGAGCGATGGACAGAGGAGGAGCATAACAGGTTTCTAGAAGCCTTGAAGCTTTATGGGCGAGCTTGGCAGCGGCTAGAAG AACATATAGGAACAAAGACTGCTGTGCAGATCAGGAGTCATGCACAGAAATTCTTCTCAAAG TTAGAGAAGGAGGCTCTCATTAAAGGTGTTCCCGTAGGACAAGCTCTTGATATAGAAATTCCACCTCCACGCCCTAAGAGGAAACCAACCAATCCTTATCCACGGAAAAAAAGCATCAGTGTTCCCGCATCACAGGTGGGAGCAAAGGATGGAAAACTGTTGACATCAGTTTCGTCTTTGCATTTTAAGCAAGCACTGGACATGGAGAAAGAACCACCACCCGAG AATGGAagtgaaaaaccaaaaaatgcaaaagataATCAGGATGACAATTGCTCAGTGCTCTTCTTTCACAAAGAAGCCCAACAATCTTCTGTTTCTTCAGCAAACAAAAGTTATGTATCAACTCCTGTCGCACTCAGAAACTCATGTATGTTAAGGGAATTTATCCCTTCAATTAAAGATTCAATTACACAGGATGAAACAAATGAATCCTTTGTCACCATCGAACATAAAGAAAATCAGAAGTCAGACAAAGCTGATGCCAAACTGGTTCAGGGTACTTGCACTAGTAAAGGCTCAAAGTTGGAGAAGTCGAATGTCCCACACGAGAAATCTGTTCAAGGTGAAAAAACAGATGACTTGAGTTCTGCATTGCCAATAGAGGAGATGCTAACCACTCAGAACTATCCAAGGCACGTCTCTGTGCACATTCTAGATGGAAGCCGAGGAACATGTACTCAAACTCCTTCCTCAGATATGTCATTCCAGGAGTCCATATTTCACCCAATGGGAGAGGTTCGTGGTCACCCTAACCTGTTCACAAACCCAGCTTCAACTGCCAGTTCTGAACACCAAAATAACATTCCCAGATCTTCTGTTCAACAATCATTTCCAGCTTTACCTCCTCCCTTTACGCCAATTTTCCATAACCAGGATGACTACCAATCATTTCACCTTTCCTCTACATTTTCAAGTCTTATTGTCTCTGCTTTGCTGCAAAATCCTGCAGCTCATGCCGCAGCAACTTTTGCAGCTACTGTTTGGCCCTATGCAAATGTGGAGACTTCTGCAGATTCTCCACTCGGCAACCCAGGAGGCTTCCCATTGAGGCAAATGGGATCTACTCCAAGTATGGCAGCTATTGCGGCTAATACTGTAGCTGCTGCAACTGCATGGTGGGCAGCCCATGGACTACTTCCTATATGTGCTCCTCTTCATGCTGCTTATGCTTGCGCTCCCCCATCCACTGCTGCTGTTTCACCTATGGATGATCGACCCCCAGCAGCCAAGACAGACAGAGAAGAGAATACTCTTCAAAATCCTCCCATGCAACAACTGGAGCCGGAATATTCGGAAACTGTGAAGGCTCATAATTCAGCTTCAAAATCACCTACTCTGTCCTCATCAGAATCTGTGGAGAGTGGAGGTGCAAAGCTAAGCACGGGATCAAAAGTTGATGATCATGAGAAGGTTGAAGCAGCTACTGAGCTCCATGATTTAAACAAAGCAAAAAACAGAAAGCAGGTAGACCGATCCTCTTGTGGTTCCAACACAACTTCTGGCAGTGAGGTAGAGACTGATGCATTGGAGAAGCATGAGAAAGCAAAGTTAGAGAAGCATGAGAAAGGAATGGAAGAGCCAACAGAACCGGATGAGAACCCTCTAGCTGCTGAGATCAGTAATCGCCGCAGCAAAACTGTCACCAATGTGGTTGATTCGTGGAAGGAGGTCTCCGAAGAG gggCGGCTGGCCTTTCAAGCACTCTTCTCTAGAGAGGTGTTGCCACAAAGTTTTTCGCCTCCACACGATGAAGAGAACAAGGAACATCAGAAGGACAATATCAAAGAAGACAAGCAAAATAATACAGATGAGCAAAATGGAAATGCATCTCTGTTAGACCTCAACAGCAGAACATGTGGGTCTTGTTCAAACCATCACGGAAACTCAAAGTTTGAAGGCAGCAACAATGGAGAGGATGGGCAGCTAAAAATAGGACTTAGACATGGAAATCTTAAGACTTGTCGAACGGGATTTAAGCCATACAAAAGGTGTTCGGTAGATGCCAAGGAAAACAGGGTGACAAATACCAGCATCCAGGGGGAAGAGAGAGGTCCAAAGCGGATTCGCTTGGAAGGGGCAGCTTCAACTTGA
- the LOC121246244 gene encoding protein LATE ELONGATED HYPOCOTYL-like isoform X2 — MEKEPPPENGSEKPKNAKDNQDDNCSVLFFHKEAQQSSVSSANKSYVSTPVALRNSCMLREFIPSIKDSITQDETNESFVTIEHKENQKSDKADAKLVQGTCTSKGSKLEKSNVPHEKSVQGEKTDDLSSALPIEEMLTTQNYPRHVSVHILDGSRGTCTQTPSSDMSFQESIFHPMGEVRGHPNLFTNPASTASSEHQNNIPRSSVQQSFPALPPPFTPIFHNQDDYQSFHLSSTFSSLIVSALLQNPAAHAAATFAATVWPYANVETSADSPLGNPGGFPLRQMGSTPSMAAIAANTVAAATAWWAAHGLLPICAPLHAAYACAPPSTAAVSPMDDRPPAAKTDREENTLQNPPMQQLEPEYSETVKAHNSASKSPTLSSSESVESGGAKLSTGSKVDDHEKVEAATELHDLNKAKNRKQVDRSSCGSNTTSGSEVETDALEKHEKAKLEKHEKGMEEPTEPDENPLAAEISNRRSKTVTNVVDSWKEVSEEGRLAFQALFSREVLPQSFSPPHDEENKEHQKDNIKEDKQNNTDEQNGNASLLDLNSRTCGSCSNHHGNSKFEGSNNGEDGQLKIGLRHGNLKTCRTGFKPYKRCSVDAKENRVTNTSIQGEERGPKRIRLEGAAST, encoded by the exons ATGGAGAAAGAACCACCACCCGAG AATGGAagtgaaaaaccaaaaaatgcaaaagataATCAGGATGACAATTGCTCAGTGCTCTTCTTTCACAAAGAAGCCCAACAATCTTCTGTTTCTTCAGCAAACAAAAGTTATGTATCAACTCCTGTCGCACTCAGAAACTCATGTATGTTAAGGGAATTTATCCCTTCAATTAAAGATTCAATTACACAGGATGAAACAAATGAATCCTTTGTCACCATCGAACATAAAGAAAATCAGAAGTCAGACAAAGCTGATGCCAAACTGGTTCAGGGTACTTGCACTAGTAAAGGCTCAAAGTTGGAGAAGTCGAATGTCCCACACGAGAAATCTGTTCAAGGTGAAAAAACAGATGACTTGAGTTCTGCATTGCCAATAGAGGAGATGCTAACCACTCAGAACTATCCAAGGCACGTCTCTGTGCACATTCTAGATGGAAGCCGAGGAACATGTACTCAAACTCCTTCCTCAGATATGTCATTCCAGGAGTCCATATTTCACCCAATGGGAGAGGTTCGTGGTCACCCTAACCTGTTCACAAACCCAGCTTCAACTGCCAGTTCTGAACACCAAAATAACATTCCCAGATCTTCTGTTCAACAATCATTTCCAGCTTTACCTCCTCCCTTTACGCCAATTTTCCATAACCAGGATGACTACCAATCATTTCACCTTTCCTCTACATTTTCAAGTCTTATTGTCTCTGCTTTGCTGCAAAATCCTGCAGCTCATGCCGCAGCAACTTTTGCAGCTACTGTTTGGCCCTATGCAAATGTGGAGACTTCTGCAGATTCTCCACTCGGCAACCCAGGAGGCTTCCCATTGAGGCAAATGGGATCTACTCCAAGTATGGCAGCTATTGCGGCTAATACTGTAGCTGCTGCAACTGCATGGTGGGCAGCCCATGGACTACTTCCTATATGTGCTCCTCTTCATGCTGCTTATGCTTGCGCTCCCCCATCCACTGCTGCTGTTTCACCTATGGATGATCGACCCCCAGCAGCCAAGACAGACAGAGAAGAGAATACTCTTCAAAATCCTCCCATGCAACAACTGGAGCCGGAATATTCGGAAACTGTGAAGGCTCATAATTCAGCTTCAAAATCACCTACTCTGTCCTCATCAGAATCTGTGGAGAGTGGAGGTGCAAAGCTAAGCACGGGATCAAAAGTTGATGATCATGAGAAGGTTGAAGCAGCTACTGAGCTCCATGATTTAAACAAAGCAAAAAACAGAAAGCAGGTAGACCGATCCTCTTGTGGTTCCAACACAACTTCTGGCAGTGAGGTAGAGACTGATGCATTGGAGAAGCATGAGAAAGCAAAGTTAGAGAAGCATGAGAAAGGAATGGAAGAGCCAACAGAACCGGATGAGAACCCTCTAGCTGCTGAGATCAGTAATCGCCGCAGCAAAACTGTCACCAATGTGGTTGATTCGTGGAAGGAGGTCTCCGAAGAG gggCGGCTGGCCTTTCAAGCACTCTTCTCTAGAGAGGTGTTGCCACAAAGTTTTTCGCCTCCACACGATGAAGAGAACAAGGAACATCAGAAGGACAATATCAAAGAAGACAAGCAAAATAATACAGATGAGCAAAATGGAAATGCATCTCTGTTAGACCTCAACAGCAGAACATGTGGGTCTTGTTCAAACCATCACGGAAACTCAAAGTTTGAAGGCAGCAACAATGGAGAGGATGGGCAGCTAAAAATAGGACTTAGACATGGAAATCTTAAGACTTGTCGAACGGGATTTAAGCCATACAAAAGGTGTTCGGTAGATGCCAAGGAAAACAGGGTGACAAATACCAGCATCCAGGGGGAAGAGAGAGGTCCAAAGCGGATTCGCTTGGAAGGGGCAGCTTCAACTTGA
- the LOC121246245 gene encoding serine/threonine-protein kinase ATG1a isoform X2, with the protein MDLGDHNRRFRLVGDYILGPRIGWGSFAVVWRSRHRYSGAEVAVKEIDRTQLSPKVSENLLKEISILSTINNPNIIRLFEVIETEDRIYLVLEYCDRGDLAAYIQRHGKVSEADARHFMRQLAAGLQILHEKHLIHRDLKPQNLLLSTREATLILKIGDFGFARSLMPQGLADTLCGSPLYMAPEIIQNQKYDAKADLWSVGAILFQLVTGKPPFDGNSHLQLFQNILTSTELQFPQGSLEEIHPDCVDLVRSLLRQNPVERLTFKDFFNHKFLREPRPNVEVEYFSPLQPMKSMDGNFNSVHPTSSYGRNPTLITSLHDNILKQVEYGDNSSIINSGHGFTPNISSHRMGKSVDEGCSSDQRPVSDSVESIEKDYVLVNAPFASMEGFSYSLETSLQDKSTSRVSLYPSRKNDLDIAVAMQKMELADSSVGGPESAQSHGSDLLVTSNASSTLREAQRLTILHPSTKLHLLHHYLEALAELSQEKYDAGLFLESLSVELVVLAIWKKSLQICSSWLTSTTEGELPATSSTNDFIPYLEGAGSSSNSGKHIDFSKPSSVSLWAEQGFLSAFDRAEKSSSHIRDMDGAAEMPDTMEIIYQKALAIATNAAVDEYMKNKERAAALYSKALLLLSFIVREATCLPLNPPFSLTDADKKRIQQYIINLQSHQSRCLVSQDPHKQSLPPPRGK; encoded by the exons ATGGATCTTGGAGACCACAACCGCCGGTTCCGGTTGGTCGGGGACTATATACTTGGACCGAGAATTGGATGGGGTTCCTTCGCCGTCGTCTGGAGGTCCAGGCACCGCTACTCGGGTGCAGAGGTCGCTGTCAAAGAGATAGACAGGACGCAGCTTAGCCCAAAAGTCAGTGAGAATTTACTCAAAGAGATTTCCATTCTCAGCACCATTAATAACCCAAACATTATTCGCCTTTTCGAGGTCATCGAG ACTGAGGATAGAATTTACCTTGTTTTGGAGTATTGTGATCGTGGTGACCTAGCAGCCTACATTCAACGCCACGGCAAAGTCTCCGAGGCAGATGCAAGGCACTTCATGAGGCAATTGG CCGCAGGGTTGCAAATACTTCATGAAAAACACCTCATCCACCGAGATTTGAAACCACAG AACTTGCTCTTGTCAACTAGGGAAGCAACTCTGATTTTGAAGATTGGTGATTTTGGTTTTGCAAG GTCCCTGATGCCCCAAGGCTTGGCTGATACCCTATGTGGTTCGCCATTATACATGGCTCCAGAAATTATTCAGAACCAGAAATATGATGCAAAG GCTGACTTATGGAGTGTTGGGGCCATTTTATTCCAGCTGGTGACTGGGAAGCCGCCATTTGATGGCAATAGTCATTTGCAG CTTTTTCAGAACATTTTAACATCAACTGAGCTGCAATTTCCACAAGGTAGTTTGGAAGAAATACATCCAGATTGTGTGGATCTTGTCCGAAGTCTATTACGTCAAAACCCAG TTGAGAGATTAACATTCAAGGATTTCTTTAACCACAAGTTCCTACGGGAGCCCAG ACCAAATGTGGAGGTTGAGTACTTTTCTCCACTTCAACCAATGAAGTCAATGGATGGGAATTTCA ATTCTGTGCATCCCACGAGCTCATATGGCAGAAACCCCACATTAATTACATCTTTACATGACAACATACTAAAGCAAGTGGAGTATGGTGACAATTCATCCATCATCAATAGTGGTCATGGGTTTACCCCAAATATTTCAAGTCATAGGATGGGGAAATCTGTCGATGAGGGATGTTCATCAGATCAGCGTCCAG TTTCTGATTCAGTGGAGTCTATTGAGAAAGATTATGTACTTGTCAATGCTCCGTTTGCTTCAATGGAGGGTTTCTCTTATTCCCTTGAGACTTCCCTGCAAGACAAATCTACAAGCAGAGTTTCTCTTTATCCTTCGAGGAAAAATGACTTGGATATAGCTGTTGCAATGCAAAAAATGGAGTTGGCTGATAGTTCTGTTGGTGGTCCAGAATCTGCCCAAAGCCATGGATCAGATCTCTTAGTGACATCAAATGCATCCTCTACATTAAGGGAAGCACAAAGACTAACCATATTGCATCCTTCAACTAAACTCCACTTGTTACATCACTATCTTGAGGCTCTGGCAGAACTCTCACAAGAAAAG TATGATGCTGGACTTTTTCTAGAATCATTATCAGTCGAACTAGTTGTTTTGGCTATATGGAAGAAATCTCTTCAGATTTGCAGTTCTTGGCTTACCTCCACCACAGAAGGTGAACTACCTGCAACTAGTTCCACCAATGACTTCATACCTTATTTGGAAGGTGCAGGTTCGTCATCGAACTCTGGAAAACATATAGACTTTAGCAAGCCTTCATCTGTTTCCTTGTGGGCAGAACAAGGATTTCTTTCTGCATTTGATCGTGCAGAAAAGTCATCGTCTCATATCAGAGATATGGATG GTGCTGCTGAGATGCCGGACACAATGGAAATAATATACCAAAAAGCACTCGCTATTGCGACTAATGCTGCA GTTGATGAGTATATGAAGAACAAGGAAAGGGCGGCAGCATTGTACTCTAAAGCATTGCTTCTGCTTTCATTTATTGTAAGAGAAGCAACGTGCCTGCCACTGAACCCACCTTTTTCCTTAACTGATGCCGATAAGAAGAGAATTCAGCAATACATTATCAATTTGCAGTCTCATCAGTCTCGCTGCCTTGTGTCACAGGATCCTCATAAGCAATCCCTGCCGCCCCCTCGTGGCAAATAA
- the LOC121246245 gene encoding serine/threonine-protein kinase ATG1a isoform X1, translating into MDLGDHNRRFRLVGDYILGPRIGWGSFAVVWRSRHRYSGAEVAVKEIDRTQLSPKVSENLLKEISILSTINNPNIIRLFEVIETEDRIYLVLEYCDRGDLAAYIQRHGKVSEADARHFMRQLAAGLQILHEKHLIHRDLKPQNLLLSTREATLILKIGDFGFARSLMPQGLADTLCGSPLYMAPEIIQNQKYDAKADLWSVGAILFQLVTGKPPFDGNSHLQLFQNILTSTELQFPQGSLEEIHPDCVDLVRSLLRQNPVERLTFKDFFNHKFLREPRPNVEVEYFSPLQPMKSMDGNFNSTAYDRRSQLHSVHPTSSYGRNPTLITSLHDNILKQVEYGDNSSIINSGHGFTPNISSHRMGKSVDEGCSSDQRPVSDSVESIEKDYVLVNAPFASMEGFSYSLETSLQDKSTSRVSLYPSRKNDLDIAVAMQKMELADSSVGGPESAQSHGSDLLVTSNASSTLREAQRLTILHPSTKLHLLHHYLEALAELSQEKYDAGLFLESLSVELVVLAIWKKSLQICSSWLTSTTEGELPATSSTNDFIPYLEGAGSSSNSGKHIDFSKPSSVSLWAEQGFLSAFDRAEKSSSHIRDMDGAAEMPDTMEIIYQKALAIATNAAVDEYMKNKERAAALYSKALLLLSFIVREATCLPLNPPFSLTDADKKRIQQYIINLQSHQSRCLVSQDPHKQSLPPPRGK; encoded by the exons ATGGATCTTGGAGACCACAACCGCCGGTTCCGGTTGGTCGGGGACTATATACTTGGACCGAGAATTGGATGGGGTTCCTTCGCCGTCGTCTGGAGGTCCAGGCACCGCTACTCGGGTGCAGAGGTCGCTGTCAAAGAGATAGACAGGACGCAGCTTAGCCCAAAAGTCAGTGAGAATTTACTCAAAGAGATTTCCATTCTCAGCACCATTAATAACCCAAACATTATTCGCCTTTTCGAGGTCATCGAG ACTGAGGATAGAATTTACCTTGTTTTGGAGTATTGTGATCGTGGTGACCTAGCAGCCTACATTCAACGCCACGGCAAAGTCTCCGAGGCAGATGCAAGGCACTTCATGAGGCAATTGG CCGCAGGGTTGCAAATACTTCATGAAAAACACCTCATCCACCGAGATTTGAAACCACAG AACTTGCTCTTGTCAACTAGGGAAGCAACTCTGATTTTGAAGATTGGTGATTTTGGTTTTGCAAG GTCCCTGATGCCCCAAGGCTTGGCTGATACCCTATGTGGTTCGCCATTATACATGGCTCCAGAAATTATTCAGAACCAGAAATATGATGCAAAG GCTGACTTATGGAGTGTTGGGGCCATTTTATTCCAGCTGGTGACTGGGAAGCCGCCATTTGATGGCAATAGTCATTTGCAG CTTTTTCAGAACATTTTAACATCAACTGAGCTGCAATTTCCACAAGGTAGTTTGGAAGAAATACATCCAGATTGTGTGGATCTTGTCCGAAGTCTATTACGTCAAAACCCAG TTGAGAGATTAACATTCAAGGATTTCTTTAACCACAAGTTCCTACGGGAGCCCAG ACCAAATGTGGAGGTTGAGTACTTTTCTCCACTTCAACCAATGAAGTCAATGGATGGGAATTTCAATTCCACTGCCTATGATCGGAGATCGCAATTGCATTCTGTGCATCCCACGAGCTCATATGGCAGAAACCCCACATTAATTACATCTTTACATGACAACATACTAAAGCAAGTGGAGTATGGTGACAATTCATCCATCATCAATAGTGGTCATGGGTTTACCCCAAATATTTCAAGTCATAGGATGGGGAAATCTGTCGATGAGGGATGTTCATCAGATCAGCGTCCAG TTTCTGATTCAGTGGAGTCTATTGAGAAAGATTATGTACTTGTCAATGCTCCGTTTGCTTCAATGGAGGGTTTCTCTTATTCCCTTGAGACTTCCCTGCAAGACAAATCTACAAGCAGAGTTTCTCTTTATCCTTCGAGGAAAAATGACTTGGATATAGCTGTTGCAATGCAAAAAATGGAGTTGGCTGATAGTTCTGTTGGTGGTCCAGAATCTGCCCAAAGCCATGGATCAGATCTCTTAGTGACATCAAATGCATCCTCTACATTAAGGGAAGCACAAAGACTAACCATATTGCATCCTTCAACTAAACTCCACTTGTTACATCACTATCTTGAGGCTCTGGCAGAACTCTCACAAGAAAAG TATGATGCTGGACTTTTTCTAGAATCATTATCAGTCGAACTAGTTGTTTTGGCTATATGGAAGAAATCTCTTCAGATTTGCAGTTCTTGGCTTACCTCCACCACAGAAGGTGAACTACCTGCAACTAGTTCCACCAATGACTTCATACCTTATTTGGAAGGTGCAGGTTCGTCATCGAACTCTGGAAAACATATAGACTTTAGCAAGCCTTCATCTGTTTCCTTGTGGGCAGAACAAGGATTTCTTTCTGCATTTGATCGTGCAGAAAAGTCATCGTCTCATATCAGAGATATGGATG GTGCTGCTGAGATGCCGGACACAATGGAAATAATATACCAAAAAGCACTCGCTATTGCGACTAATGCTGCA GTTGATGAGTATATGAAGAACAAGGAAAGGGCGGCAGCATTGTACTCTAAAGCATTGCTTCTGCTTTCATTTATTGTAAGAGAAGCAACGTGCCTGCCACTGAACCCACCTTTTTCCTTAACTGATGCCGATAAGAAGAGAATTCAGCAATACATTATCAATTTGCAGTCTCATCAGTCTCGCTGCCTTGTGTCACAGGATCCTCATAAGCAATCCCTGCCGCCCCCTCGTGGCAAATAA
- the LOC121246245 gene encoding serine/threonine-protein kinase ATG1a isoform X3, whose amino-acid sequence MDLGDHNRRFRLVGDYILGPRIGWGSFAVVWRSRHRYSGAEVAVKEIDRTQLSPKVSENLLKEISILSTINNPNIIRLFEVIETEDRIYLVLEYCDRGDLAAYIQRHGKVSEADARHFMRQLAAGLQILHEKHLIHRDLKPQNLLLSTREATLILKIGDFGFARSLMPQGLADTLCGSPLYMAPEIIQNQKYDAKADLWSVGAILFQLVTGKPPFDGNSHLQLFQNILTSTELQFPQGSLEEIHPDCVDLVRSLLRQNPVERLTFKDFFNHKFLREPRPNVEVEYFSPLQPMKSMDGNFNSVHPTSSYGRNPTLITSLHDNILKQVEYGDNSSIINSGHGFTPNISSHRMGKSVDEGCSSDQRPVSDSVESIEKDYVLVNAPFASMEGFSYSLETSLQDKSTSRVSLYPSRKNDLDIAVAMQKMELADSSVGGPESAQSHGSDLLVTSNASSTLREAQRLTILHPSTKLHLLHHYLEALAELSQEKYDAGLFLESLSVELVVLAIWKKSLQICSSWLTSTTEGELPATSSTNDFIPYLEGAGAAEMPDTMEIIYQKALAIATNAAVDEYMKNKERAAALYSKALLLLSFIVREATCLPLNPPFSLTDADKKRIQQYIINLQSHQSRCLVSQDPHKQSLPPPRGK is encoded by the exons ATGGATCTTGGAGACCACAACCGCCGGTTCCGGTTGGTCGGGGACTATATACTTGGACCGAGAATTGGATGGGGTTCCTTCGCCGTCGTCTGGAGGTCCAGGCACCGCTACTCGGGTGCAGAGGTCGCTGTCAAAGAGATAGACAGGACGCAGCTTAGCCCAAAAGTCAGTGAGAATTTACTCAAAGAGATTTCCATTCTCAGCACCATTAATAACCCAAACATTATTCGCCTTTTCGAGGTCATCGAG ACTGAGGATAGAATTTACCTTGTTTTGGAGTATTGTGATCGTGGTGACCTAGCAGCCTACATTCAACGCCACGGCAAAGTCTCCGAGGCAGATGCAAGGCACTTCATGAGGCAATTGG CCGCAGGGTTGCAAATACTTCATGAAAAACACCTCATCCACCGAGATTTGAAACCACAG AACTTGCTCTTGTCAACTAGGGAAGCAACTCTGATTTTGAAGATTGGTGATTTTGGTTTTGCAAG GTCCCTGATGCCCCAAGGCTTGGCTGATACCCTATGTGGTTCGCCATTATACATGGCTCCAGAAATTATTCAGAACCAGAAATATGATGCAAAG GCTGACTTATGGAGTGTTGGGGCCATTTTATTCCAGCTGGTGACTGGGAAGCCGCCATTTGATGGCAATAGTCATTTGCAG CTTTTTCAGAACATTTTAACATCAACTGAGCTGCAATTTCCACAAGGTAGTTTGGAAGAAATACATCCAGATTGTGTGGATCTTGTCCGAAGTCTATTACGTCAAAACCCAG TTGAGAGATTAACATTCAAGGATTTCTTTAACCACAAGTTCCTACGGGAGCCCAG ACCAAATGTGGAGGTTGAGTACTTTTCTCCACTTCAACCAATGAAGTCAATGGATGGGAATTTCA ATTCTGTGCATCCCACGAGCTCATATGGCAGAAACCCCACATTAATTACATCTTTACATGACAACATACTAAAGCAAGTGGAGTATGGTGACAATTCATCCATCATCAATAGTGGTCATGGGTTTACCCCAAATATTTCAAGTCATAGGATGGGGAAATCTGTCGATGAGGGATGTTCATCAGATCAGCGTCCAG TTTCTGATTCAGTGGAGTCTATTGAGAAAGATTATGTACTTGTCAATGCTCCGTTTGCTTCAATGGAGGGTTTCTCTTATTCCCTTGAGACTTCCCTGCAAGACAAATCTACAAGCAGAGTTTCTCTTTATCCTTCGAGGAAAAATGACTTGGATATAGCTGTTGCAATGCAAAAAATGGAGTTGGCTGATAGTTCTGTTGGTGGTCCAGAATCTGCCCAAAGCCATGGATCAGATCTCTTAGTGACATCAAATGCATCCTCTACATTAAGGGAAGCACAAAGACTAACCATATTGCATCCTTCAACTAAACTCCACTTGTTACATCACTATCTTGAGGCTCTGGCAGAACTCTCACAAGAAAAG TATGATGCTGGACTTTTTCTAGAATCATTATCAGTCGAACTAGTTGTTTTGGCTATATGGAAGAAATCTCTTCAGATTTGCAGTTCTTGGCTTACCTCCACCACAGAAGGTGAACTACCTGCAACTAGTTCCACCAATGACTTCATACCTTATTTGGAAGGTGCAG GTGCTGCTGAGATGCCGGACACAATGGAAATAATATACCAAAAAGCACTCGCTATTGCGACTAATGCTGCA GTTGATGAGTATATGAAGAACAAGGAAAGGGCGGCAGCATTGTACTCTAAAGCATTGCTTCTGCTTTCATTTATTGTAAGAGAAGCAACGTGCCTGCCACTGAACCCACCTTTTTCCTTAACTGATGCCGATAAGAAGAGAATTCAGCAATACATTATCAATTTGCAGTCTCATCAGTCTCGCTGCCTTGTGTCACAGGATCCTCATAAGCAATCCCTGCCGCCCCCTCGTGGCAAATAA
- the LOC121246863 gene encoding protein FAR-RED IMPAIRED RESPONSE 1-like translates to MNKLPEKFGSHCRYGEIKSTIHRHALRILTQMGQHTIPSKYILDRWRKDVKQKYTFVKSSYDTSSVDDARRYDRIQNYFYELCSNASKAESSCVKLISQIEYLKTQYPGIADHDISNTVDTTTSMGGTIGRVLSLLVVRSKGRLPSKRKVHPAKKSYKKPSTKRRLHHNKTEVLFY, encoded by the exons ATGAACAAACTTCCTGAGAAGTTTGGATCACATTGTCGATATGGGGAAATCAAGAGTACTATACATAG GCACGCTCTCCGTATCTTAACTCAGATGGGCCAACATACAATACCATCAAAATACATCTTGGATCGGTGGAGGAAAGATGTTAAGCAAAAATACACCTTCGTGAAAAGTAGTTATGACACTAGTAGCGTCGACGATGCGCGAAGGTACGATAGGATCCAAAATTACTTCTATGAATTGTGTTCCAATGCTTCAAAGGCCGAGAGCAGTTGTGTTAAATTGATTAGTCAGATAGAATATTTGAAGACACAATATCCTGGTATTGCTGATCATGATATTAGCAACACAGTCGATACAACTACTTCCATGGGGGGTACGATAGGCAGAGTTCTTAGTCTGTTGGTAGTTCGAAGTAAGGGAAGACTACCATCTAAGAGAAAAGTGCACCCCGCTAAGAAGAGTTATAAGAAACCTAGTACGAAAAGGCGATTACACCACAACAAAACTGAggttcttttttattaa